One part of the Bacteroidales bacterium genome encodes these proteins:
- a CDS encoding glycosyltransferase family 2 protein, whose amino-acid sequence MNSTIKLSLIIPVFNEEQNIIKLFNKVIEVINKLTKDYEVIFINDGSTDKSLEIIKDLSVKGDKVRFIDFSRNFGHQLAVMAGLEHCKGKKVVIIDADLQDPPDLIVEMYKKMDEGYDVVYAKRKKRKGENFFKKVTAKIFYRLLSNITSFDIPIDTGDFRIINRRIIEVLKQMPEQHKYLRGQIAWMGFNQTYVEYERKERHAGKTGYSFKKMSRFALDGITSFSDFPLKLATFMGFIVAGIAFLLILYALYSRFIIKDFVPGWASLMLSVLFIGGVQLISIGIIGEYISRIAANGRKRPLYLIKETNINE is encoded by the coding sequence ATGAATTCAACAATAAAATTATCATTAATAATTCCGGTTTTTAATGAAGAACAAAATATAATTAAATTATTTAATAAAGTAATTGAAGTTATTAATAAACTTACTAAGGATTATGAGGTAATATTTATTAATGATGGTAGCACTGATAAGTCATTAGAAATAATAAAAGATTTATCAGTTAAAGGTGATAAAGTAAGATTCATTGATTTTAGCCGGAATTTTGGACATCAGCTTGCTGTTATGGCAGGATTAGAACATTGTAAGGGAAAAAAAGTTGTAATTATAGATGCTGATTTACAAGACCCGCCTGACTTAATTGTAGAGATGTACAAAAAAATGGATGAAGGTTATGATGTTGTTTATGCTAAGAGAAAGAAAAGAAAAGGAGAAAATTTCTTTAAAAAAGTTACTGCAAAAATCTTTTATAGGTTATTATCAAATATAACTTCTTTTGATATTCCTATAGATACAGGAGATTTCAGGATTATTAACAGGAGAATTATTGAAGTGTTAAAACAAATGCCCGAGCAACATAAATATTTACGCGGACAAATTGCATGGATGGGTTTTAATCAAACTTATGTTGAGTATGAAAGAAAAGAACGACACGCAGGTAAAACGGGTTATAGTTTTAAAAAAATGTCTCGTTTTGCATTAGATGGTATTACTTCTTTTTCTGATTTTCCGCTTAAACTGGCAACTTTTATGGGGTTCATTGTTGCAGGAATAGCTTTTTTATTAATATTGTATGCACTTTATTCCCGTTTTATTATCAAAGATTTTGTTCCCGGATGGGCATCTTTAATGTTAAGCGTTCTGTTTATTGGAGGAGTACAGCTTATTTCAATAGGTATAATAGGTGAGTATATTAGCCGTATTGCAGCAAATGGACGAAAACGCCCGCTTTATTTAATAAAAGAAACAAATATAAATGAATGA
- a CDS encoding glycosyltransferase family 2 protein, translating into MKLSIIIPLFNEAGIIVSLLEELKSIKFPEFVKSHEIIVVDDASSDQSYKLVKKYAENYNNIQIIHHNNNKGKGAAVKTGIQQASGNVFMIQDADMELTPHDIPGMLEAMFDLNIEFVNGSRYLPGVVRPLSSYKRYLANRFFTFLVSFLINVKFTDMACGHKLIHKNLYNKIKLKENRFGFEAELIIKALRVKRNNVTEIPVQYFPRNQGEGKKLRNKDAFRIIWVIIKYGLFRF; encoded by the coding sequence ATGAAATTAAGTATTATTATTCCATTATTTAACGAAGCTGGCATTATAGTTTCATTATTAGAAGAATTAAAGTCTATAAAATTCCCTGAGTTTGTCAAATCGCATGAAATTATTGTTGTAGATGATGCATCGAGTGATCAATCTTATAAGCTTGTTAAAAAATATGCAGAAAATTATAATAACATTCAGATTATACATCATAATAATAACAAGGGTAAAGGAGCTGCCGTAAAAACAGGAATTCAACAAGCAAGCGGCAATGTTTTTATGATACAAGATGCTGATATGGAATTAACCCCACATGATATTCCAGGAATGTTAGAAGCAATGTTTGATTTGAATATAGAATTTGTTAATGGTTCAAGATACTTACCGGGTGTAGTACGACCATTGTCATCATATAAACGTTATCTTGCCAATCGGTTTTTTACATTTCTTGTTTCGTTTCTTATTAATGTTAAATTTACAGATATGGCTTGTGGTCATAAACTGATACATAAAAATTTATATAATAAAATAAAATTAAAAGAAAACCGCTTTGGGTTTGAAGCCGAACTAATAATAAAAGCCCTTCGTGTTAAAAGAAATAATGTAACTGAAATTCCCGTACAATATTTCCCTCGCAATCAGGGAGAAGGAAAAAAGTTACGAAACAAAGACGCTTTTCGTATTATTTGGGTAATTATAAAATACGGACTTTTCAGATTTTAA